From the Kitasatospora viridis genome, one window contains:
- a CDS encoding methyltransferase produces the protein MTEPRTSPMDLLELMWPATVPSLAVAAEHRIADLLADGPKSVAELATASGTHQHSLHRVLQLLAEDQVFAETEPGVFANTPLSELLRPDVPGSQYAMARLVGTKWLWDCWGGLDHSVTTGKAAFDEIHQLNTWAWLGRNPEQGRLFNEAMTSFSEALGPAVAAAYQGFGRAKVVADLGGGQGSYLAAILAAHPSVERGVLADLEPVVEQARARADLAPLVAAGRLDFAPGDFFGGVPAGVDLYTTKQIAHSWDDAKLVELLRRCRKASPTAKIAMTELVHTQDTSRFTKSFDLVMLVTMAGTIRTAADFTRVFTEAGYRVTGVLPTGTAFSVIEAEPVD, from the coding sequence CGAACCGCGTACCTCCCCGATGGACCTGCTGGAACTGATGTGGCCGGCCACCGTGCCCAGCCTGGCGGTCGCCGCCGAGCACCGGATCGCCGACCTGCTGGCCGACGGCCCGAAGTCGGTGGCCGAGCTGGCCACCGCCTCCGGCACCCACCAGCACTCGCTGCACCGGGTGCTCCAGCTGCTCGCCGAGGACCAGGTCTTCGCCGAGACCGAGCCCGGTGTGTTCGCCAACACCCCGCTCTCCGAGCTGCTGCGGCCCGACGTGCCGGGCTCGCAGTACGCGATGGCGCGGCTGGTCGGCACCAAGTGGCTGTGGGACTGCTGGGGCGGGCTGGACCACAGCGTGACCACCGGCAAGGCCGCCTTCGACGAGATCCACCAGCTCAACACCTGGGCCTGGCTGGGCCGCAACCCGGAGCAGGGCCGGCTCTTCAACGAGGCGATGACCAGCTTCTCCGAGGCGCTCGGCCCGGCGGTGGCCGCGGCCTACCAGGGCTTCGGGCGGGCCAAGGTGGTCGCCGACCTGGGCGGCGGCCAGGGCAGCTACCTGGCGGCGATCCTGGCCGCCCACCCGTCGGTGGAGCGCGGCGTGCTGGCCGACCTGGAGCCGGTGGTCGAGCAGGCCCGGGCCCGGGCCGACCTGGCGCCGCTGGTGGCGGCCGGCCGACTGGACTTCGCCCCCGGCGACTTCTTCGGCGGCGTGCCGGCCGGCGTGGACCTCTACACCACCAAGCAGATCGCGCACTCCTGGGACGACGCCAAGCTGGTCGAGCTGCTGCGCCGCTGCCGCAAGGCCTCCCCGACCGCGAAGATCGCGATGACCGAGCTGGTGCACACCCAGGACACCTCGCGGTTCACCAAGAGCTTCGACCTGGTCATGCTGGTCACCATGGCCGGCACCATCCGCACCGCGGCCGACTTCACCCGGGTCTTCACCGAGGCGGGCTACCGGGTGACCGGGGTGCTGCCGACCGGCACCGCGTTCTCCGTCATCGAAGCCGAGCCGGTCGACTGA
- a CDS encoding erythromycin esterase family protein encodes MGAGSIRPPEPAADFGPEPAAWVRQHALPLDSTDPAAPATDLRPLGEATAPAVVVGVGGSSYGGHEHFTLGERIIRHLVEERGFRTVATEEDWGFGRELDRYVLTGEGDLDALMATANLPWRTAEVRDVLRWLRRYNETHAEPVRFAGVGAFDTRPQLYDAVLAHVAKAAPAALAELTGHLSVLRPDRPGFVGWFIGQVADKEPYVEHARAALRLVEELPHEEGDEEHAWAVQDTRQILYFYEHYAHHLIDDGYRDARMADNLRWWRERTGSRIVYWSTTAHSADAAQLAVAVPPRPALTFRTTGSHLREHYGAGYLSIGLTFDRGTVNSGWSMPPFTARPLPAPSGPAGFAERPLAEAGLPRYLLDLRGEVPPAVRAWLDAPAPTRIIGSIYDPEHQPAEAYRMSGGSLAGWFDLLVHCQELTPSQVL; translated from the coding sequence ATGGGCGCCGGGAGCATCCGACCGCCGGAGCCGGCGGCGGACTTCGGGCCGGAGCCCGCGGCCTGGGTGCGGCAGCACGCGCTGCCGCTGGACTCGACCGACCCGGCGGCCCCGGCCACCGACCTGCGCCCGCTCGGCGAGGCCACCGCCCCGGCGGTGGTGGTCGGGGTCGGCGGGTCCAGCTACGGCGGGCACGAGCACTTCACGCTGGGCGAGCGGATCATCCGTCACCTGGTCGAGGAGCGCGGCTTCCGGACCGTGGCCACCGAGGAGGACTGGGGGTTCGGCCGCGAGCTGGACCGCTACGTGCTCACCGGCGAGGGCGACCTGGACGCGCTGATGGCCACCGCCAACCTGCCGTGGCGCACCGCCGAGGTGCGGGACGTGCTGCGCTGGCTGCGCCGGTACAACGAGACCCACGCCGAGCCGGTCCGGTTCGCCGGGGTCGGCGCCTTCGACACCCGTCCGCAGCTCTACGACGCCGTGCTGGCGCACGTGGCCAAGGCGGCGCCGGCGGCGCTGGCGGAGCTGACCGGGCACCTGTCCGTGCTGCGGCCGGACCGGCCGGGCTTCGTGGGCTGGTTCATCGGCCAGGTGGCGGACAAGGAGCCGTACGTCGAGCACGCCCGGGCGGCGCTGCGGCTGGTCGAGGAGCTGCCGCACGAGGAGGGCGACGAGGAGCACGCCTGGGCCGTGCAGGACACCCGGCAGATCCTCTACTTCTACGAGCACTACGCCCACCACCTGATCGACGACGGCTACCGGGACGCCCGGATGGCCGACAACCTGCGCTGGTGGCGGGAGCGCACCGGGAGCCGGATCGTCTACTGGTCGACCACCGCGCACAGCGCGGACGCGGCGCAGCTGGCGGTCGCGGTGCCGCCCCGGCCGGCCCTGACCTTCCGCACCACCGGCTCGCACCTGCGCGAGCACTACGGCGCCGGCTACCTGTCGATCGGCCTGACCTTCGACCGCGGCACGGTCAACTCCGGTTGGAGCATGCCGCCGTTCACCGCCCGTCCGCTGCCCGCGCCGAGCGGGCCGGCCGGGTTCGCCGAGCGGCCGCTGGCCGAGGCGGGCCTGCCCCGCTACCTGCTGGACCTGCGCGGCGAGGTGCCGCCGGCGGTGCGGGCCTGGCTGGACGCGCCGGCCCCGACCCGGATCATCGGTTCGATCTACGACCCGGAGCACCAGCCGGCCGAGGCGTACCGGATGTCCGGCGGCTCGCTGGCCGGGTGGTTCGACCTGCTGGTGCACTGCCAGGAACTGACGCCGAGCCAGGTGCTGTGA
- the pqqE gene encoding pyrroloquinoline quinone biosynthesis protein PqqE gives MAAVTGPQAPAAPGAPWALLAELTHACPLHCPYCSNPVELVRRSAELATEDWTRVMAEAGALGVVQTHLSGGEPLLRTDLAPIVAAAEGAGIYTQLVTSGLGLDRARLAELVAAGLRCVQLSVQDARKGESELIAGRRSFAAKERAAALVAEAGLPLGLNVVLHRRNLDRLDEIIELGVRWGAERIELANTQFYGWGLVNRAALLPTREQLAAAQRTVADWRERLGDSVELVWVVPDYYEGVPKPCMGGWGALSITVGPDGSALPCPAAYAIDGLDPDNVRDRSLAWIWEHSAAFNAYRGTDWMTGPCGGCPRKEIDLGGCRCQAFALTGDAARTDPACSLSPDHGLVAAALLEPAAGAGAELVYRRPKRVREAVRRS, from the coding sequence GTGGCTGCGGTGACCGGGCCACAGGCGCCGGCCGCCCCGGGCGCGCCCTGGGCGCTGCTCGCCGAACTCACCCACGCCTGCCCGCTGCACTGCCCGTACTGCTCCAACCCGGTCGAGCTGGTGCGCCGTTCGGCCGAGCTGGCGACCGAGGACTGGACCCGGGTGATGGCCGAGGCCGGTGCGCTGGGCGTCGTGCAGACCCACCTGTCCGGCGGCGAGCCGCTGCTGCGCACCGACCTGGCGCCGATCGTGGCGGCCGCCGAGGGCGCGGGCATCTACACCCAGCTGGTCACCAGCGGACTCGGGCTGGACCGGGCGCGGCTGGCCGAGCTAGTCGCGGCCGGGCTGCGCTGCGTGCAGCTCTCGGTGCAGGACGCCCGCAAGGGCGAGTCCGAACTGATCGCCGGCCGCCGCTCGTTCGCCGCCAAGGAGCGGGCCGCCGCGCTGGTCGCCGAGGCCGGCCTGCCGCTCGGCCTCAACGTGGTGCTGCACCGCCGCAACCTGGACCGGCTGGACGAGATCATCGAGCTCGGGGTGCGCTGGGGCGCGGAGCGGATCGAGCTGGCGAACACCCAGTTCTACGGCTGGGGCCTGGTCAACCGCGCGGCCCTGCTCCCCACCCGGGAGCAACTCGCCGCCGCGCAGCGCACGGTGGCCGACTGGCGGGAGCGCCTGGGCGACTCGGTCGAGCTGGTCTGGGTGGTGCCGGACTACTACGAGGGCGTGCCCAAGCCGTGCATGGGCGGCTGGGGGGCGCTGTCGATCACCGTCGGCCCCGACGGCAGCGCGCTGCCCTGCCCCGCCGCCTACGCGATCGACGGCCTGGACCCGGACAACGTCCGGGACCGCTCGCTGGCCTGGATCTGGGAGCACTCGGCCGCGTTCAACGCCTACCGCGGCACCGACTGGATGACCGGTCCGTGCGGGGGCTGCCCGCGCAAGGAGATCGACCTCGGCGGCTGCCGCTGCCAGGCCTTCGCGCTCACCGGCGACGCCGCCCGCACCGACCCGGCCTGCTCGCTCTCCCCGGACCACGGGCTGGTCGCCGCGGCCCTGCTGGAGCCGGCCGCGGGGGCCGGCGCCGAGCTGGTCTACCGGCGGCCCAAGCGGGTGCGCGAAGCCGTCCGCCGCTCCTGA
- the pqqD gene encoding pyrroloquinoline quinone biosynthesis peptide chaperone PqqD: MSTETEPWRPALARSLVLRHDPVRDADLLLMPERAVLLTGGAARILRLCDGSRTAGEIVAELAARHPGAPVAEQVPAFLGRVRGEGWLR; the protein is encoded by the coding sequence ATGAGCACTGAGACCGAGCCCTGGCGCCCGGCCCTGGCCCGCTCCCTGGTGCTGCGGCACGACCCGGTCCGGGACGCCGACCTGCTGCTGATGCCCGAGCGCGCGGTGCTGCTCACCGGCGGGGCGGCGCGGATCCTGCGGCTGTGCGACGGCAGCCGCACCGCCGGCGAGATCGTGGCCGAGCTGGCCGCCCGCCACCCCGGCGCGCCGGTCGCCGAACAGGTGCCCGCCTTCCTCGGCCGGGTGCGCGGCGAGGGGTGGCTGCGGTGA
- the pqqC gene encoding pyrroloquinoline-quinone synthase PqqC: MTTATTDPAPTDTPGRTDTPGRTEPWHPAELERRLGELGDARYHARHPFNQRMHQGLLSPAEIRRWVLNRFHYQRNIPVKDALILAKFDDAQLRRSWIRRIRDHDGERAGEGGIERWLRLGEAVGLDRDLLLSGEGVLPGVRLAVGGYVGFCRERPLLEAVASSLTERFAPNLMRTRISAWETHYDWVEPVGLRYFQARVAQGTRDGEEALGLVHAWCRTREDQQRVLDAFAFKCEVLWSLLDAVELAGSTDEH, translated from the coding sequence ATGACCACCGCCACCACGGACCCCGCGCCCACCGACACCCCAGGGCGCACCGACACCCCCGGGCGCACCGAGCCCTGGCACCCCGCCGAGCTGGAGCGGCGGCTCGGCGAGCTCGGCGACGCCCGCTACCACGCCCGGCACCCCTTCAACCAGCGGATGCACCAGGGCCTGCTCAGCCCTGCCGAGATCCGCCGCTGGGTGCTCAACCGCTTCCACTACCAACGCAACATCCCGGTCAAGGACGCCCTCATCCTGGCCAAGTTCGACGACGCGCAGCTGCGCCGCAGCTGGATCCGGCGGATCCGCGACCACGACGGCGAACGCGCCGGCGAGGGCGGGATCGAGCGCTGGCTGCGGCTCGGCGAGGCGGTCGGCCTCGACCGCGACCTGCTGCTCTCCGGCGAGGGCGTGCTGCCCGGCGTCCGGCTGGCGGTCGGCGGCTACGTCGGCTTCTGCCGCGAGCGCCCGCTGCTGGAGGCCGTCGCCTCCTCGCTCACCGAGCGGTTCGCCCCGAACCTGATGCGCACCCGGATCAGCGCCTGGGAGACCCACTACGACTGGGTCGAACCCGTCGGACTGCGCTACTTCCAGGCCCGGGTGGCCCAGGGCACCCGGGACGGCGAGGAGGCGCTCGGCCTGGTGCACGCCTGGTGCCGGACCCGCGAGGACCAGCAGCGGGTGCTGGACGCCTTCGCCTTCAAGTGCGAGGTGCTCTGGTCCCTGCTGGACGCGGTCGAGCTGGCGGGGAGCACGGATGAGCACTGA
- the pqqB gene encoding pyrroloquinoline quinone biosynthesis protein PqqB — protein sequence MRLRVLGTAAGGGVPQWNCACPGCAAARARPGLRRRHASLAVQAGDGRWYAVNATPDIAEQTEAFAELHPGPGLRDTPLAGVLLTDGELDHTTGLFRLREARGLRVLATPTVRGAVTEGLRLDAVLGPYTALRWEPLPTDRAVPLDEEGSIEVRALPVSGKRPRYAAELDPPGADWSVALCLTDRRDGRTLVYAPALADWPADFDELVRQADCVLLDGTFWDDQEPVRAGFGTRTARQMGHLPITGPGGTAERLAPLTGVRRLYTHLNNTNPLVDPDAAEHQVLAALGIAVAQEEGVITP from the coding sequence ATGCGGTTGCGCGTTCTGGGCACCGCGGCGGGCGGCGGCGTACCCCAGTGGAACTGTGCGTGCCCGGGGTGCGCCGCCGCCCGTGCCCGTCCCGGGCTCCGCCGCCGGCACGCCTCGCTCGCCGTGCAGGCGGGCGACGGCCGCTGGTACGCGGTCAACGCGACCCCCGACATCGCGGAACAGACCGAGGCGTTCGCCGAGCTCCACCCGGGCCCCGGCCTGCGGGACACCCCGCTGGCCGGGGTCCTGCTCACCGACGGCGAACTCGACCACACCACCGGCCTGTTCCGCCTGCGCGAGGCCCGCGGCCTGCGGGTGCTCGCCACCCCCACGGTGCGCGGCGCGGTCACCGAGGGCCTGCGGCTGGACGCCGTGCTCGGCCCCTACACCGCGCTGCGCTGGGAACCCCTGCCCACCGACCGGGCGGTGCCGCTGGACGAGGAGGGCAGCATCGAGGTGCGGGCCCTGCCGGTCTCCGGCAAGCGCCCCCGCTACGCGGCCGAACTCGACCCGCCCGGCGCGGACTGGTCGGTCGCGCTGTGCCTCACCGACCGGCGGGACGGCCGCACCCTGGTCTACGCCCCGGCGCTGGCCGACTGGCCCGCGGACTTCGACGAACTCGTCCGGCAGGCCGACTGCGTGCTGCTCGACGGCACCTTCTGGGACGACCAGGAGCCGGTGCGCGCCGGCTTCGGCACCCGCACCGCGCGACAGATGGGCCACCTGCCGATCACCGGCCCCGGCGGCACGGCCGAACGCCTGGCCCCCCTGACCGGGGTCCGCCGGCTCTACACCCACCTCAACAACACCAACCCCCTCGTCGACCCCGACGCCGCCGAGCACCAGGTGCTGGCCGCGCTGGGGATCGCCGTCGCCCAGGAGGAGGGCGTGATCACGCCATGA
- the pqqA gene encoding pyrroloquinoline quinone precursor peptide PqqA: MTEQTETRTAAAPATEPQDWAAPGYQIVETSLEVTGYAFTQR; this comes from the coding sequence ATGACCGAGCAGACCGAGACCCGCACCGCCGCCGCCCCGGCCACCGAGCCGCAGGACTGGGCGGCGCCCGGCTACCAGATCGTCGAGACCTCCCTTGAGGTCACCGGATACGCGTTCACCCAGCGCTGA
- a CDS encoding PQQ-binding-like beta-propeller repeat protein has product MTVNRWRALLGALLGAAALIAAALAPADPALADAGARHGASWPTWQHDTYGSRSNPDEHQITPATVSGLKLKWAFTYANLPYARTGSQPAIVDGVLYVGAPDAKFYALDAKTGATKWVYDTTPVAGPADASHQNLIRDGAAVSGGRVYFGDSRGYVYALDTKTGKLDWAAKADDHPLAEMTSSPLVSDGKVYIGVSSGEAGAAANPNYPCCTFRGSVVAFDARTGKIDWKYYTLPPAQRTGSWPSGAAQYGPSGVAVWGTPVIDPASGTLYVGTGNDYTGATGASDSLLALDTRTGKPRWTYQLTGADTYTLACSGPDPVGYCPSQGQGTALDEDVSPAPNIFKVHGRTLVGVGQKGGAYTTFDARTGKVIWQTHLSPPPAPGKQDPGDAGIQWGTSYDGKAIYAATWRGNPGKLFALDPADGHVLWSTPAPADGCTTGGAGLTPSLCTPAFTPAVTTTPGLVYEGGYDGKFRIYSSRTGTQLWSFDAVQDFQGVNGLPGRGLGISGNGGAVVANGMVYVQAGYYPYYPSDRGYVLLAFGL; this is encoded by the coding sequence ATGACCGTGAACAGATGGCGGGCCCTGCTCGGGGCCCTGCTCGGGGCCGCCGCGCTCATCGCGGCCGCACTCGCACCGGCCGATCCGGCCCTGGCCGACGCAGGGGCCCGGCACGGCGCCTCCTGGCCGACCTGGCAGCACGACACCTATGGCAGCCGGTCCAACCCGGACGAGCACCAGATCACCCCGGCCACGGTGTCCGGGCTCAAGCTCAAGTGGGCCTTCACCTACGCCAACCTGCCCTACGCCCGGACCGGCAGCCAGCCCGCGATAGTCGACGGCGTGCTCTACGTGGGCGCGCCGGACGCCAAGTTCTACGCGCTGGACGCCAAGACCGGTGCCACCAAGTGGGTCTACGACACCACCCCGGTGGCCGGCCCGGCCGACGCCTCGCACCAGAACCTGATCCGGGACGGCGCCGCGGTCTCCGGCGGCCGGGTCTACTTCGGCGACAGCCGCGGCTACGTCTACGCGCTGGACACGAAGACCGGCAAGCTCGACTGGGCGGCCAAGGCCGACGACCACCCGCTGGCCGAGATGACCAGCTCCCCGCTGGTCTCCGACGGCAAGGTCTACATCGGCGTCTCCAGCGGCGAGGCCGGCGCCGCCGCCAACCCGAACTACCCGTGCTGCACCTTCCGCGGCTCGGTGGTCGCCTTCGACGCCCGCACCGGGAAGATCGACTGGAAGTACTACACCCTGCCGCCCGCCCAGCGGACCGGCAGCTGGCCCAGCGGGGCCGCGCAGTACGGCCCCTCGGGCGTCGCGGTCTGGGGCACCCCGGTGATCGACCCGGCCAGCGGCACCCTCTACGTCGGGACCGGCAACGACTACACCGGCGCCACCGGGGCCTCCGACAGCCTGCTGGCCCTGGACACCCGCACCGGCAAGCCGCGTTGGACCTACCAGCTGACCGGCGCCGACACCTACACGCTGGCCTGCTCCGGCCCCGACCCGGTCGGCTACTGCCCCAGCCAGGGCCAGGGCACCGCACTGGACGAGGACGTCAGCCCCGCGCCGAACATCTTCAAGGTGCACGGCCGCACCCTGGTCGGCGTCGGCCAGAAGGGCGGTGCCTACACCACCTTCGACGCCCGCACCGGCAAGGTGATCTGGCAGACCCACCTCTCCCCGCCGCCCGCCCCCGGCAAGCAGGACCCGGGCGACGCCGGCATCCAGTGGGGCACCAGCTACGACGGCAAGGCGATCTACGCGGCCACCTGGCGCGGCAACCCCGGCAAGCTGTTCGCCCTCGACCCGGCCGACGGCCACGTCCTGTGGAGCACCCCGGCCCCGGCCGACGGCTGCACCACCGGCGGCGCCGGCCTGACCCCCTCGCTCTGCACCCCGGCCTTCACCCCCGCCGTCACCACCACCCCCGGGCTGGTCTACGAGGGCGGCTACGACGGCAAGTTCCGGATCTACTCGTCCCGCACCGGCACCCAGCTCTGGTCGTTCGACGCGGTGCAGGACTTCCAGGGCGTCAACGGCCTGCCCGGCCGCGGCCTCGGGATCTCCGGCAACGGCGGCGCGGTGGTGGCCAATGGCATGGTCTACGTCCAGGCCGGCTACTACCCGTACTACCCGAGCGACCGCGGCTACGTGCTGCTGGCCTTCGGCCTCTGA
- a CDS encoding response regulator, whose protein sequence is MLIADDHPVFAAGLRILLQTMQGVEVVGEVDTGRAAVAAARETRPDVIFMDVDMPQMNGIAATQAIVAQGTGAAVLMLTILDDIDTVLGALRAGARGYLLKGAGPEDITRALAAVRQGALIFGPQVAGLVVDHITKPVAPPSVIFPELTDRERDVLRLVADGRGNAAIASELSLSIKTVRNYLSRIFAKLQVTHRTEAAIRARQEGLGA, encoded by the coding sequence GTGCTCATCGCAGACGACCACCCGGTCTTCGCGGCCGGCCTGCGGATCCTGCTGCAGACCATGCAGGGGGTCGAGGTGGTCGGCGAGGTCGACACCGGGCGGGCCGCGGTGGCGGCGGCCCGCGAGACCCGGCCCGACGTCATCTTCATGGACGTCGACATGCCCCAGATGAACGGGATCGCGGCCACCCAGGCGATCGTGGCCCAGGGCACCGGGGCCGCCGTGCTGATGCTCACCATCCTGGATGACATCGACACGGTCCTCGGGGCCCTGCGGGCCGGCGCCCGCGGCTACCTGCTCAAGGGTGCCGGGCCGGAGGACATCACCAGAGCGCTGGCCGCCGTGCGGCAGGGCGCGCTGATCTTCGGCCCGCAGGTGGCCGGCCTGGTGGTGGACCACATCACCAAGCCGGTCGCGCCGCCCTCGGTGATCTTCCCGGAGCTCACCGACCGCGAGCGCGACGTGCTCCGGCTGGTCGCCGACGGCCGCGGCAACGCCGCGATCGCCAGCGAGTTGAGCCTCTCGATCAAGACGGTGCGCAACTACCTCTCCAGGATCTTCGCCAAGCTCCAGGTGACGCACCGCACCGAGGCCGCGATCCGTGCCCGCCAGGAGGGACTGGGGGCCTGA
- a CDS encoding quercetin 2,3-dioxygenase, which translates to MSIPYHLAAGKDQALWHMGALLKFKLTGKETGGQFWLAEQTSDQGYASPLHRHTREDETFVVLDGELRVQVGDEVFEAEPGSVTFAPRELAHTFQVVSPSARFLILTTPAGFEQWFFETGGPAQSLTVPPPVTEVPDIGRLIGSLAAHGVDLVGPPPGMGAPPLGG; encoded by the coding sequence GTGTCCATCCCCTACCACCTCGCCGCCGGCAAGGACCAGGCGCTCTGGCACATGGGCGCACTGCTGAAGTTCAAGCTGACCGGCAAGGAGACCGGCGGGCAGTTCTGGCTGGCCGAGCAGACCTCCGACCAGGGCTACGCCTCCCCGCTGCACCGGCACACCCGCGAGGACGAGACCTTCGTGGTGCTCGACGGCGAGCTGCGGGTGCAGGTCGGCGACGAGGTCTTCGAGGCCGAGCCCGGCTCGGTCACCTTCGCCCCGCGCGAACTCGCCCACACCTTCCAGGTCGTGTCGCCCTCGGCCCGGTTCCTGATCCTCACCACCCCGGCCGGTTTCGAGCAGTGGTTCTTCGAGACCGGCGGCCCGGCCCAGTCGCTGACCGTGCCGCCGCCGGTGACCGAAGTGCCCGACATCGGCAGGCTGATCGGCTCGCTGGCCGCGCACGGGGTCGACCTGGTCGGACCGCCGCCCGGAATGGGTGCGCCGCCGCTCGGTGGCTGA
- a CDS encoding alpha-ketoacid dehydrogenase subunit beta: MTRSISYMEAIGEALAQEMRRDPTVVAFGEDSIGGMGASGKLGNAWGPTKELHREFPDRVLDTPITEAAFVGAAVGAAATGLRPVADILFTDFIGVCFDQILNQAAKLRFMLGGTVSVPMVVRTLWGAGMRRGAHHSQALYPLVTHVPGLKVVVPATPFDAKGLMAQAIRDPDPVIFFEHKMLYWTRGEVPEEPYTVPFGQAAVVREGADCTIVAIGAMVQRALQAAESLAAAGIDCEVVDPRTLSPLDEGTIYRSVEKTGHLVVADESNPRCGAAADIAALVAQNRWAALRGPVRMVTAPHAPTAYSPLLEDLYVPDAEAVAAAVRQTLGAVPAAG; encoded by the coding sequence ATGACGCGTTCGATCTCGTACATGGAGGCGATCGGCGAGGCCCTCGCCCAGGAGATGCGCCGCGACCCGACGGTGGTGGCCTTCGGGGAGGACAGCATCGGCGGCATGGGCGCCTCCGGGAAGCTGGGCAACGCCTGGGGCCCGACCAAGGAGCTGCACCGGGAGTTCCCGGACCGGGTGCTGGACACCCCGATCACCGAGGCCGCCTTCGTCGGCGCCGCGGTCGGCGCGGCCGCCACCGGCCTGCGGCCGGTCGCCGACATCCTGTTCACCGACTTCATCGGGGTCTGCTTCGACCAGATCCTCAACCAGGCCGCCAAGTTGCGGTTCATGCTGGGCGGCACGGTGTCGGTGCCGATGGTGGTCCGCACCCTGTGGGGCGCCGGGATGCGGCGCGGCGCGCACCACTCGCAGGCGCTCTACCCGCTGGTCACCCACGTGCCCGGGCTGAAGGTGGTCGTGCCGGCCACCCCGTTCGACGCCAAGGGCCTGATGGCGCAGGCGATCCGGGACCCCGACCCGGTGATCTTCTTCGAGCACAAGATGCTCTACTGGACCCGCGGCGAGGTCCCCGAGGAGCCCTACACCGTGCCGTTCGGCCAGGCGGCGGTGGTCCGCGAGGGCGCCGACTGCACCATCGTGGCGATCGGCGCGATGGTCCAGCGGGCCCTGCAGGCCGCCGAGTCGCTCGCCGCGGCCGGGATCGACTGCGAGGTGGTGGACCCGCGCACGCTCTCCCCGCTGGACGAGGGGACGATCTACCGCAGCGTGGAGAAGACCGGCCACCTGGTGGTCGCCGACGAGTCCAACCCGCGCTGCGGGGCGGCCGCCGACATCGCCGCCCTGGTCGCCCAGAACCGGTGGGCCGCGCTGCGCGGTCCGGTCCGGATGGTCACCGCGCCGCACGCCCCGACCGCGTACAGCCCGCTGCTGGAGGACCTGTACGTGCCCGACGCCGAGGCCGTCGCGGCGGCCGTCCGGCAGACCCTGGGCGCCGTCCCGGCCGCCGGCTGA
- a CDS encoding thiamine pyrophosphate-dependent dehydrogenase E1 component subunit alpha, which translates to MGTTAAAGAGTTLTKDRLAEAYRVMRTIRAFEERLHVEYRTGEIPGAVHLYAGQEAIAAGVCAHLGTTDYVGSTHRGHGHAIAKGSDTTAMMLEVYGRAGGLCGGKGGSMHIADPQRGLLGANGIAAGGVPMVCGAGLSARLRGTGQVAVAFLGDGAANQGAFLESLNLAAVWQLPVVFVVEDNGYAQATGTAYHLRGIEVAERARAFGIPARTVDGTDYFAVHDAAAEAVGRARTGGGPTLLEARAMRFFGHMEGWDEQGYRAEDEVDRLRRTQDCLTRFTDRVRTEDLLPAAELARIDEAVLAEIDAAVAAARAAEPPAASELTTDVYTV; encoded by the coding sequence ATGGGCACCACGGCCGCCGCCGGCGCCGGCACCACCCTGACGAAGGACCGGTTGGCCGAGGCCTACCGGGTGATGCGCACCATCCGAGCGTTCGAGGAGCGGCTGCACGTGGAGTACCGGACCGGGGAGATCCCCGGCGCGGTGCACCTCTACGCGGGGCAGGAGGCGATCGCCGCCGGCGTCTGCGCCCACCTCGGGACCACCGACTACGTCGGCAGCACGCACCGCGGCCACGGCCACGCGATCGCCAAGGGCAGCGACACCACCGCGATGATGCTGGAGGTCTACGGCCGGGCCGGCGGACTGTGCGGCGGGAAGGGCGGCTCGATGCACATCGCCGACCCGCAGCGCGGCCTGCTCGGCGCCAACGGCATCGCGGCCGGCGGCGTGCCGATGGTCTGCGGGGCGGGGCTGTCCGCCCGGCTGCGCGGCACCGGCCAGGTCGCGGTCGCCTTCCTCGGCGACGGGGCCGCCAACCAGGGCGCCTTCCTGGAGAGCCTCAACCTGGCCGCCGTCTGGCAGTTGCCGGTGGTCTTCGTGGTCGAGGACAACGGCTACGCCCAGGCCACCGGCACCGCCTACCACCTGCGCGGCATCGAGGTGGCCGAGCGCGCCCGGGCCTTCGGGATCCCGGCCCGGACCGTGGACGGCACCGACTACTTCGCGGTCCACGACGCGGCCGCCGAAGCCGTCGGCCGGGCCCGCACCGGTGGCGGCCCGACCCTGCTGGAGGCCCGCGCGATGCGGTTCTTCGGTCACATGGAGGGCTGGGACGAGCAGGGCTACCGGGCCGAGGACGAGGTCGACCGGCTGCGCCGCACCCAGGACTGCCTGACCCGGTTCACCGACCGGGTGCGGACCGAGGACCTGCTGCCGGCGGCCGAACTGGCCCGGATCGACGAGGCGGTGCTGGCCGAGATCGACGCCGCCGTCGCCGCGGCCCGGGCGGCCGAGCCGCCGGCGGCGAGCGAACTGACCACTGACGTCTACACGGTCTGA